Proteins encoded within one genomic window of Ranitomeya variabilis isolate aRanVar5 chromosome 4, aRanVar5.hap1, whole genome shotgun sequence:
- the LOC143766993 gene encoding espin-like protein: MTEDDIIRIEKQIENLQVMHKVQKVETELEQLEHELQQLLPVSAALSQEHFTVNPKQMQGRADDLPAWCSKISTLLKSMAILLATLGGKEVDLQDLMPKVNTELSQNTIKDGSANIGRSQSFSSTREEVEKEIKQFGVSVKNLKANYEVSTRHQIDYDASNRIYKRKRSLPVGTTADGYRREPILEEDYITGNEQFSILNDDISRPLEESPIMLSHAQLTYHDEDVLIRDLDSTNQGNIMDALGEPLFSADHMTRSLPVQTELSCVQDYIDMRKERIVFLFLEHWKKWTFTESVKNSNPKKKPTRDSTGSELEIEKRKTENEENNLKMAKGQSDDDRLLYFMKQRQVVGKLISHWRSIICQVPTRQIRRLSRANMLYWPEHFLPHVNGSPVEYSSLTLDLFMLGYFQLLEMTMSREERKFRHILCYEMFDRLGSHSWELIRNFHKVVMEEIESGKRDWTDGFEDHKQQFFGDSVVREVDGVKVTEQLEESVIQNLVCDDPKVTMDPKPKQSVVISDELTPLPKCRKDSIQLVSELGEFTNDDICRYIDRSFSFWKEKEAEMFDI; this comes from the coding sequence ATGACTGAAGATGATATCATTCGTATTGAGAAGCAGATTGAGAATCTTCAAGTGATGCATAAAGTCCAAAAAGTGGAAACTGAACTGGAGCAGCTAGAACATGAATTGCAGCAACTCCTACCAGTATCGGCAGCCTTATCACAAGAGCACTTCACTGTTAATCCAAAACAAATGCAAGGTAGAGCTGATGACCTTCCAGCCTGGTGTTCCAAAATATCTACCCTCTTAAAAAGCATGGCCATTCTCTTGGCAACACTCGGAGGTAAAGAAGTTGATCTTCAAGATTTGATGCCCAAAGTCAACACTGAACTGTCTCAAAATACAATAAAAGATGGTAGTGCCAACATTGGCAGATCTCAGTCCTTCAGTTCCACCAGAGAAGAAGTTGAGAAAGAAATTAAGCAGTTTGGTGTGTCTGTCAAAAACCTAAAGGCTAATTATGAAGTGTCCACAAGACACCAAATTGATTATGATGCTTCCAACAGAATCTATAAAAGGAAAAGATCTTTACCAGTGGGGACGACGGCTGACGGTTACAGAAGGGAGCCCATCTTAGAGGAGGACTACATAACAGGCAATGAGCAATTCAGCATCTTGAATGATGACATTTCAAGACCACTTGAAGAGTCACCTATCATGCTGTCCCATGCCCAGTTAACATATCATGATGAAGATGTCTTAATAAGAGATTTAGACTCTACCAACCAAGGCAACATAATGGATGCGTTAGGAGAGCCATTGTTCAGTGCAGACCATATGACTAGAAGTCTCCCTGTACAAACAGAACTTAGCTGTGTCCAGGACTACATAGACATGAGAAAGGAAAGGATTGTGTTTCTTTTTCTTGAGCActggaaaaaatggacatttacAGAATCCGTCAAAAATAGCAATCCAAAAAAGAAGCCAACCAGGGATTCCACTGGTAGTGAACTAGAGATTGAGAAGAGGAAGACTGAAAATGAAGAGAACAATCTGAAAATGGCCAAAGGACAAAGTGATGATGACCGCCTTTTATACTTCATGAAGCAGAGACAAGTTGTTGGAAAGTTAATCAGTCACTGGAGAAGTATAATTTGCCAGGTTCCTACAAGGCAAATTCGACGTCTGAGTAGAGCAAATATGCTTTATTGGCCAGAACACTTTCTACCACATGTGAATGGGTCACCCGTCGAGTACTCAAGCCTTACCTTGGACCTGTTCATGTTAGGTTACTTCCAGTTATTAGAAATGACTATGTCACGAGAAGAGAGAAAGTTTCGTCATATTCTATGCTATGAAATGTTTGACCGGCTGGGTAGTCACAGCTGGGAACTCATTCGTAACTTTCATAAGGTTGTCATGGAAGAGATTGAATCTGGCAAGAGGGATTGGACTGATGGATTTGAAGACCATAAGCAGCAGTTCTTTGGGGACAGTGTAGTGCGAGAGGTAGATGGTGTTAAAGTAACTGAGCAGCTAGAAGAGTCTGTGATCCAAAATTTAGTGTGTGATGATCCCAAAGTTACAATGGACCCTAAACCTAAGCAAAGTGTTGTGATCTCTGATGAACTGACTCCACTCCCCAAATGTAGGAAAGACTCTATTCAGCTGGTATCAGAACTGGGGGAATTTACCAATGATGACATTTGTCGATATATAGATCGTAGTTTTTCATTTTGGAAAGAAAAAGAAGCAGAGATGTTTGACATATGA